The proteins below are encoded in one region of Ignavibacteriota bacterium:
- a CDS encoding protein BatD, with the protein MRDESDKKMRLSLVIGLAALVWMTGGVPGAAQDVNFTASAPKTTVALGEQFQVSFTLSGGALKAYKDFRQPNLNASFLTLMGPSTSQSMQWINGRTSTSITWTYILQPRNTGTYSILPATIQYDGQTLASNALTIKVTAGAPGGQQQNPAQGGGKSDEAVKVDLGDNLFIKALVSKRSVYVGEPILVTYKLYSRVSFRVDNIAKVPRMVGFWSEDIDMPQQVRPEVESYGGKQYETYTMKKVVYFPTQTGTLTIDPFEINCTVQVRAKRKSGDDFFDRFFNDPFFDTYKNVQKSLLTEKIGVQVKPLPEQGKPYSFRGAVGDFTMQTSIDKTRLKVNETATMKVVLRGEGNIKLLEEPVIEFPNGIEHYDPKISEEIIRSGGTITGVKTFEYLLIPRYAGDMDIPAASFAFFNIGKNRYEERTGEAVRLRVEDDPNARVDETSRLRAERRRRDIHPLLPYDAEAASEPGRPGAGSMLLLFGAPLAALAGALVWKRRYDRVHGDVTGLRMRRATRLAEKHLARSKKYLQANNIDAYYLEIARALWGFVQNKLALPTSDTSVDAVTEALVARALVPETVEAVRSALIATEAARFSPTRSSEDEMRGLYDTARTAIVSLEQALRA; encoded by the coding sequence ATGCGCGACGAATCGGATAAAAAGATGCGTTTATCCCTTGTTATCGGACTGGCCGCCCTGGTGTGGATGACGGGCGGCGTTCCCGGCGCAGCACAGGACGTAAATTTCACCGCATCGGCGCCGAAGACGACGGTGGCGCTCGGGGAGCAATTCCAGGTCTCCTTTACGCTGTCGGGCGGTGCGCTCAAGGCGTACAAAGATTTCCGCCAGCCGAATCTCAACGCCAGTTTTCTAACGCTCATGGGGCCGAGCACGTCGCAGTCGATGCAGTGGATCAACGGGCGCACGTCCACATCCATTACCTGGACGTACATTCTTCAGCCCCGCAACACGGGCACATACAGCATTCTTCCCGCCACGATTCAGTACGACGGTCAGACCCTCGCGAGCAATGCGCTCACCATCAAGGTGACGGCGGGCGCGCCCGGAGGACAGCAGCAGAATCCCGCGCAGGGCGGGGGCAAGTCCGACGAGGCCGTCAAGGTGGATCTTGGCGACAATCTTTTTATCAAGGCGCTGGTGAGCAAGCGCAGCGTGTATGTCGGCGAGCCGATTCTCGTCACCTACAAGTTGTACTCGCGCGTGTCGTTCCGTGTGGACAACATCGCGAAGGTCCCGCGCATGGTGGGGTTCTGGTCCGAGGACATCGACATGCCGCAGCAGGTGCGGCCGGAAGTCGAGTCGTACGGCGGGAAGCAGTACGAGACGTACACGATGAAAAAAGTCGTGTACTTCCCGACGCAGACGGGCACGCTGACCATCGATCCATTCGAGATCAACTGCACCGTGCAGGTGCGCGCGAAGAGGAAATCCGGCGACGACTTCTTCGATCGTTTTTTTAATGATCCGTTTTTCGACACGTATAAAAACGTGCAGAAGTCGCTGCTCACCGAGAAGATCGGCGTGCAGGTGAAACCCCTGCCCGAGCAGGGTAAACCCTACTCCTTCCGCGGCGCCGTGGGCGACTTCACCATGCAGACTTCGATCGACAAGACGCGGCTCAAGGTGAACGAGACCGCGACTATGAAGGTGGTGTTGCGGGGCGAGGGCAACATCAAGCTCCTCGAAGAACCCGTCATCGAATTTCCCAACGGCATCGAACACTACGATCCGAAAATATCGGAGGAGATCATCCGTTCCGGCGGCACGATCACCGGTGTGAAGACCTTCGAATATCTTCTCATCCCGCGCTACGCGGGCGACATGGACATTCCGGCCGCGAGTTTCGCATTTTTCAACATCGGCAAGAACAGGTACGAGGAACGTACGGGCGAGGCCGTACGGCTCCGCGTGGAAGACGATCCGAACGCTCGCGTCGACGAGACCTCGCGTCTGCGCGCCGAACGCCGCCGTCGCGACATACATCCGCTGCTGCCGTACGACGCGGAGGCGGCCTCCGAGCCAGGGCGGCCCGGCGCTGGAAGTATGCTGCTGCTTTTCGGCGCGCCACTCGCGGCGCTCGCGGGAGCGCTCGTCTGGAAGCGCCGTTACGACCGTGTCCATGGCGACGTGACGGGCCTGCGCATGCGCCGCGCCACACGCCTGGCCGAGAAACATCTCGCGCGCTCGAAGAAGTATCTGCAGGCGAACAACATCGACGCGTATTACCTTGAGATCGCGCGCGCGCTCTGGGGCTTCGTGCAGAATAAACTTGCGCTGCCGACCTCCGACACGTCGGTGGATGCGGTGACGGAGGCGCTCGTCGCGCGTGCACTCGTGCCCGAGACCGTCGAGGCCGTGCGTTCGGCCCTTATCGCAACGGAAGCCGCGCGCTTTTCGCCCACCCGTTCAAGCGAGGACGAGATGCGCGGACTCTACGACACGGCGCGCACCGCAATCGTATCACTCGAACAGGCCTTGCGCGCATGA
- a CDS encoding tetratricopeptide repeat protein: MKHIVLILLLLAVAPLLAHAQSTYRREVNEGNDLYREKKFPEAKKRYNDAVATEPGRVEGHYNLGNTAYRAEDPAGAIEHYKRAGERARSKEEGARLWYNGGNAAMKMGQYEQAVEAFKQSLKLNPNDEDARYNLLYAMQKLAQQQQQQKNQNKDQKQDQKKDQEKQDQKQDKQKQDQNKQDQNKQDQQKQDKDKQDQQQKPDQQKQDQKKQDSQQPPPPRDNKQMSKQQAEQILKALERDEKELQKKNREKRAATRVPVEKDW, encoded by the coding sequence ATGAAACACATCGTCCTGATCCTGCTCCTTCTCGCCGTCGCGCCATTGCTGGCGCACGCGCAATCCACGTACCGCCGCGAGGTGAACGAGGGCAACGACCTGTATCGCGAGAAAAAATTCCCCGAAGCGAAAAAGCGCTACAACGACGCCGTGGCAACGGAGCCCGGGCGTGTCGAAGGCCACTACAATCTCGGCAACACGGCCTACCGCGCCGAGGATCCTGCAGGCGCCATCGAGCACTACAAACGCGCGGGCGAGCGCGCGCGCAGCAAGGAAGAGGGCGCCCGGCTCTGGTACAACGGCGGCAACGCCGCCATGAAAATGGGGCAGTACGAACAGGCCGTCGAGGCGTTTAAACAGTCGCTGAAACTGAATCCCAACGACGAGGACGCGCGCTACAACCTGCTCTACGCGATGCAGAAGCTCGCGCAGCAGCAGCAACAGCAGAAGAATCAGAACAAGGATCAGAAGCAGGATCAGAAAAAGGACCAGGAAAAGCAGGATCAGAAACAGGACAAGCAGAAACAGGATCAGAACAAACAGGACCAGAACAAGCAGGATCAGCAGAAGCAGGACAAGGACAAGCAGGATCAGCAGCAGAAACCCGATCAGCAGAAGCAGGACCAGAAGAAACAGGATTCGCAGCAGCCGCCCCCGCCGCGCGACAACAAGCAGATGTCGAAGCAGCAGGCCGAGCAGATACTGAAGGCCCTCGAGCGCGACGAGAAGGAACTGCAGAAGAAGAACCGCGAGAAACGCGCCGCCACGCGCGTGCCCGTGGAAAAGGACTGGTGA
- a CDS encoding VWA domain-containing protein: MIRFAHPEYFVYFLLLLPLAGIVWLVWRLKTRAIRVYGNEATMLRMVGERSRVKYWLRASLHFAAAACLILAFINPQIGTKFEEVTRSGIDLIVALDVSASMLAQDITPNRITAAKRELEQLIDRLSGDRIGIIVFSGDAYTQLPLTTDYSAALMLSDIITVGSAPTPGTSIGSAITLALESFAKDEGKHKAMIIITDGENHEDDPVSAAKDAASKGVVIHAIGMGSPDGAPIPLGPDGAAEGFKADESGKTILTKLDESILQRVVEETGGSYIRASNTRDDLAAVFAQIEKMEKKEFGTKQFTNYEDRFQYPLGAAILLLLLEAGLSEKRNRFLSRFKIFAPKE; this comes from the coding sequence ATGATCCGTTTCGCTCATCCGGAATATTTTGTCTACTTCCTGCTGCTGCTGCCGCTGGCCGGTATTGTGTGGCTCGTCTGGCGTTTGAAGACGCGGGCGATTCGGGTCTATGGGAACGAGGCAACCATGCTGCGAATGGTAGGGGAGCGGAGCCGTGTGAAATACTGGCTGCGCGCATCCCTGCATTTCGCCGCCGCCGCCTGCCTGATACTCGCCTTCATCAATCCGCAGATCGGCACCAAGTTCGAGGAAGTGACACGCAGCGGCATAGACCTCATCGTGGCGCTCGACGTGTCGGCGAGCATGCTCGCGCAGGACATCACGCCCAACCGCATCACGGCAGCGAAGCGCGAACTCGAACAGCTTATCGACCGCCTCAGCGGAGACCGTATCGGCATCATCGTTTTTTCAGGCGACGCCTACACGCAGCTACCCCTCACCACCGATTACAGCGCGGCCTTGATGCTGAGCGACATCATCACGGTCGGCAGCGCGCCGACGCCGGGCACCTCGATCGGCAGCGCTATCACGCTGGCGCTCGAATCGTTCGCGAAGGACGAGGGCAAACACAAGGCGATGATCATCATCACCGACGGCGAGAATCATGAGGACGATCCCGTGAGCGCTGCGAAGGACGCCGCCTCGAAGGGTGTGGTGATACACGCCATCGGCATGGGCTCGCCCGACGGCGCGCCGATTCCGCTCGGACCCGATGGCGCCGCCGAGGGCTTCAAGGCCGACGAGTCCGGAAAAACCATTCTCACGAAGCTGGACGAATCCATACTCCAGCGTGTCGTCGAGGAGACGGGCGGGAGTTATATCCGCGCATCGAATACTCGCGACGATCTTGCGGCGGTGTTCGCGCAGATCGAAAAAATGGAGAAGAAGGAATTCGGCACGAAGCAGTTCACGAATTACGAGGACCGCTTCCAGTACCCGCTCGGCGCCGCCATTCTGCTGCTGCTGCTCGAAGCGGGTCTGTCGGAGAAACGGAATCGATTCCTGTCGCGCTTCAAGATTTTTGCACCGAAGGAATGA
- a CDS encoding VWA domain-containing protein, with product MFDAHTQFANPGFLWLLAVLPLYAAWYFWRGRRGTSSLRHSSLEAFAGTPAGWRVRLRYLPFIIRVIAVAALIVGFARPQSTAKGENVFREGIDITLAVDISGSMLAEDFRPNRLEAAKDVAAEFIRGRMNDRIGLVIFSGESFTQCPLTTDYDVLTDLLKKVKMGNLKDGTAIGEGIATAVSRMRTSKAKSKVMILLTDGINNMGSIDPLTAAQIAAQFGIRIYCIGVGTRGMAPYPVKTPYGIVYQQMPVEIDEAMLQQVSDATGGKYFRATSNRKLAEIYEQIDALERTKIEVTEFRRYKELFSDWALLGAALLALELLLSSFVFRKIP from the coding sequence ATGTTTGACGCACACACGCAGTTTGCGAATCCGGGTTTCCTGTGGCTGCTGGCCGTGCTGCCGCTGTACGCGGCCTGGTATTTCTGGCGCGGACGCCGCGGAACCTCATCGCTGCGGCATTCCTCGCTCGAGGCCTTCGCGGGCACTCCGGCGGGCTGGCGGGTGCGGCTGCGCTATCTGCCCTTCATCATTCGGGTGATTGCCGTTGCGGCTCTGATCGTCGGATTCGCGCGGCCGCAGAGCACGGCCAAGGGCGAGAATGTGTTCCGTGAAGGTATCGACATCACTCTGGCGGTGGACATATCGGGATCGATGCTGGCGGAGGACTTCCGGCCCAATCGCCTCGAGGCGGCCAAGGATGTTGCCGCGGAATTTATCCGCGGACGTATGAACGACCGCATCGGACTCGTCATATTTTCCGGCGAGAGTTTCACCCAATGTCCACTGACCACCGATTACGACGTGCTCACGGATCTCCTCAAGAAAGTGAAGATGGGGAACCTGAAAGACGGCACCGCGATCGGCGAAGGCATCGCGACGGCGGTGAGCCGCATGCGCACGAGCAAGGCCAAGAGCAAGGTGATGATCCTGCTCACCGACGGCATCAACAACATGGGCTCCATCGATCCTCTCACCGCGGCGCAGATCGCCGCGCAGTTCGGCATACGCATCTACTGTATCGGCGTAGGCACGCGCGGCATGGCGCCGTATCCTGTCAAGACGCCGTACGGCATCGTGTACCAGCAGATGCCCGTCGAAATCGACGAGGCGATGCTGCAGCAGGTGTCGGATGCTACGGGTGGGAAATACTTCCGCGCCACGAGCAACCGCAAGCTCGCGGAAATATACGAGCAGATCGATGCGCTCGAGCGCACCAAGATCGAAGTGACCGAGTTCCGTCGCTACAAGGAGTTGTTCTCGGACTGGGCGCTGCTCGGCGCCGCGCTGCTTGCACTCGAGCTACTTCTTTCGTCGTTTGTCTTCAGAAAAATCCCGTAA
- a CDS encoding DUF58 domain-containing protein, translating to MDTKDIIRNVRQIEIRTRGLVNQLFSGEYHSVFKGRGMEFSEVREYEFGDDVRAIDWNVSARFNKPFVKVFEEERELTVMLLVDMSGSQEYGTGARFKRDIAAELCAVLAFSAIKNNDKVGLIIFTDRIETFIPPKKGRTHILRIIREFLAFKPEGRGTNIRQALEYCSRVVKKRAIVFLVSDFLAGDFDKPLRILGRKHDLIAVHLQDPKEAELPDAGLVVLHDAETGEERLVDTSLPAVRGQYKSAWADRITQRLRLFARANVDSIAIDIHGSYIQPLVAFFRMRERRQ from the coding sequence ATGGATACCAAAGACATCATCCGCAACGTCCGGCAGATCGAGATCCGCACGCGCGGTCTCGTGAACCAGCTCTTTTCCGGCGAATACCACAGCGTCTTTAAAGGGCGCGGCATGGAATTCTCGGAAGTGCGCGAGTACGAGTTCGGCGACGACGTGCGCGCCATCGACTGGAACGTGTCGGCCCGTTTCAACAAACCCTTCGTGAAGGTGTTCGAGGAGGAACGCGAGCTGACCGTGATGCTGCTCGTGGACATGAGCGGCTCGCAGGAATACGGCACAGGGGCGCGCTTCAAACGCGACATCGCCGCGGAACTCTGCGCCGTGCTGGCCTTCTCGGCCATCAAGAACAACGACAAGGTGGGGCTCATCATATTCACCGACCGCATCGAGACGTTTATTCCGCCGAAGAAGGGCCGCACGCATATTCTTCGCATCATCCGCGAATTCCTCGCCTTCAAACCCGAAGGCCGCGGCACCAACATCCGCCAGGCGCTCGAGTACTGCTCGCGCGTCGTGAAGAAACGCGCCATCGTGTTTCTGGTGTCGGACTTCCTCGCGGGCGATTTCGACAAACCGCTGCGTATACTGGGTCGAAAACACGATCTCATCGCCGTCCATCTGCAGGATCCGAAGGAAGCCGAGTTGCCCGATGCCGGACTCGTGGTGCTGCACGATGCGGAGACCGGCGAGGAACGTCTTGTGGACACGTCGCTTCCGGCGGTACGCGGACAATACAAATCCGCCTGGGCAGACAGGATCACGCAGCGGCTGCGCCTCTTCGCCCGCGCCAACGTCGATTCCATCGCCATCGACATACACGGATCATACATACAGCCATTGGTCGCATTCTTCCGCATGAGGGAGCGTCGACAGTGA
- a CDS encoding MoxR family ATPase, which translates to MSIDIQEINQKIQQESAFIDALRLEIGKVIIGQKAMVDRLLIGLLGNGHILLEGVPGLAKTTAIKTLAAAMHARFHRIQFTPDLLPADLVGTMIYNQKTGDFQTKQGPIFANFILADEINRSPAKVQSALLEAMQERQVTIGEHTYPLPEPFLVMATQNPIEQEGTYPLPEAQVDRFMLKVIIDYPKRDEELLIMRQQVANEMPGVSPVVSADDVLRARGAVHSVYMDEKIEKYILDIVFATRQPKEAKLERLADYISYGASPRASIFLAIAGKAYAFIQRRGYVIPEDIRSVAFDVLRHRVAVTYEAEAENLTSENIIQDILNTVEVP; encoded by the coding sequence ATGAGTATCGACATCCAGGAAATCAACCAGAAAATTCAGCAGGAAAGCGCCTTTATCGACGCCTTGCGCCTCGAAATCGGCAAAGTCATCATCGGGCAGAAGGCCATGGTGGACCGGCTTCTGATCGGTCTGCTGGGCAACGGACACATCCTTCTTGAAGGTGTGCCGGGTCTGGCAAAAACCACTGCGATCAAAACCCTGGCCGCCGCAATGCATGCGCGTTTCCATCGTATCCAGTTCACGCCCGACTTGCTGCCCGCCGATCTGGTCGGTACCATGATCTACAATCAGAAGACGGGCGATTTCCAGACGAAACAGGGACCGATCTTCGCCAATTTTATTCTCGCCGACGAAATCAACCGCTCGCCCGCCAAGGTGCAGAGCGCGCTGCTCGAGGCGATGCAGGAGCGGCAGGTCACGATCGGCGAGCACACCTATCCGCTGCCGGAACCCTTCCTCGTCATGGCCACGCAGAATCCCATCGAGCAGGAAGGCACGTATCCGCTGCCCGAAGCGCAGGTCGATCGTTTTATGCTGAAGGTGATCATCGACTATCCGAAGCGTGACGAGGAGCTGCTGATCATGCGCCAGCAGGTGGCCAACGAGATGCCGGGCGTGTCGCCCGTAGTGAGCGCCGACGACGTGCTCCGCGCGCGCGGCGCAGTGCATTCCGTGTACATGGATGAGAAGATCGAGAAATACATCCTCGACATCGTGTTTGCGACCAGGCAGCCGAAGGAGGCCAAACTCGAGCGGCTGGCGGATTACATCTCGTACGGCGCGTCACCGCGCGCGAGCATCTTCCTGGCGATCGCGGGCAAGGCCTACGCCTTCATTCAGCGCCGCGGCTACGTGATTCCCGAGGACATCCGCTCCGTGGCATTTGATGTGCTTCGCCACCGCGTCGCCGTCACCTATGAAGCGGAAGCCGAAAACCTGACCTCGGAGAACATCATTCAGGACATTCTCAACACCGTCGAAGTCCCCTGA